The nucleotide window TTCGCCCAGCGCAAGAATATTCAGCGGATGCGCCTGGAAACCCGCCCACAGAATGACCGGGATCAGTAGCATCATTAGCCAGCCTTGTCGCCAGTCGACGCCACCAAAACCGCCCATCATCCAGTACATCAACTGACGCAAATCGAACGAGGTAGAAAAATAGACCGCCCAGGTCATCAACGCACTGCAGATGATCCCCAGCGCCACCCCGGCAAGCAGCAACCGGCTGGTCGATAAATGCCGTCTGGCAAAGCGCAGCAAAATGATGGTTATCAGCAACGCGCCGAGAATGGCACTCAGACTGATTGCCCAGGCTGACAGTTCGCCGCTCCCCAGCATAACGGCCGCAATCAGCCCGACCCCCGCGCCATTCGAGACGCCAAGCAGCCCAGGTTCCGCAAGAGGGTTTTCAAAAAGCGCCTGCATAATTGTACCGCACAGCGCCAGCGAGGCTCCCACCAGGATCACCGCCAGCGTACGCGGCAGGCGAATTTGCCAGACGAAAAGCTGCCCGTCAGGGCCAAACCAGCTTTCCGGCCCCAGCCATCTGTCGCCTGCGCATAAGCTGACACCAGCGGCGGCAATGAGCAGCAGCACGAGGACAAGCAGGCGGCGTCGGTCGGAGCAGTGCTGGCGATGGGCAAAATCAAACATGGATGCAGTTATATAAAGATGAGATGGTATTGATTTTACGGCGGGTTTGCCAAAGAGCGCAAAGAAAAAAGGCCGCGATAGCGGCCTTTTTAGTTAGTTCATATTACTCTGCTTTGGGCGTTGCGTTTTCGACACGGCTTTTTAACTTCTGACCGGGTCTGAAGGTCACCACGCGGCGGGCTGTAATGGGAATATCTTCCCCCGTCTTCGGGTTGCGACCCGGACGTTGGTTTTTGTCTCGCAAATCAAAATTGCCAAAACCGGAGAGTTTTACCTGCTCACCGTTTTCCAGAGCACGACGGATCTCTTCGAAAAACAGCTCTACCAGCTCTTTGGCATCCCGTTTGCTAAGCCCAAGCTTATCAAACAGATATTCTGACATTTCAGCTTTTGTAAGCGCCATAGGTTCAATCCCTCAATGATGCCTGGAATCGCTCTTTTAATGCCTCTACACATTTGGCGACGGTAGCGGCAATCTCCTCTTCTTCGAGTGTACGGCTGGTATCCTGAAGGATCAGGCTGATAGCGAGGCTCTTGAAACCTTCCGCTACGCCCTTGCCGCGGTACACGTCAAATAAGTTTACGCCAACTACCTGATTTACGCCAACTTTCTTACATTCGGCCAAAATATCTGCTGCTGGCACGTTTTCAGCGACCACAACCGCGATATCACGGCGGTTCGCCGGGAAGCGAGAGACGTCCTGCGCCTGAGGAATGACGCGGTCTGCAACCGGGTTCCACTCCAGCTCGAACACGATGGTACGACCATTCAGATCCAGTTTACGTTCCAGCTCAGGGTGAACAACACCAATAAAACCAACACGTTTGCCGTCTAAATAAATGGCCGCACTCTGGCCCGGATGCAGGGCCGGGATGGCTTCTGCACGAAATTCAATTTCAGATAATTTACCGGTCAGATCGAGAATAGCTTCCAGATCGCC belongs to Enterobacter cloacae and includes:
- the btuC gene encoding vitamin B12 import system permease protein BtuC, producing MFDFAHRQHCSDRRRLLVLVLLLIAAAGVSLCAGDRWLGPESWFGPDGQLFVWQIRLPRTLAVILVGASLALCGTIMQALFENPLAEPGLLGVSNGAGVGLIAAVMLGSGELSAWAISLSAILGALLITIILLRFARRHLSTSRLLLAGVALGIICSALMTWAVYFSTSFDLRQLMYWMMGGFGGVDWRQGWLMMLLIPVILWAGFQAHPLNILALGETSARQLGMPIALWRNVLVIAIGWMAGVSVALAGAIGFIGLVIPHMLRLCGITDHRTLLPASAVAGAATLLIADIIARLALTAAELPIGVVTATLGAPVFIWLLLKAGR
- the ihfA gene encoding integration host factor subunit alpha, giving the protein MALTKAEMSEYLFDKLGLSKRDAKELVELFFEEIRRALENGEQVKLSGFGNFDLRDKNQRPGRNPKTGEDIPITARRVVTFRPGQKLKSRVENATPKAE